Genomic segment of Streptomyces lydicus:
TGGGCAGGGAGGCGATGAGGTGGTCGCCTTCTCCGAAGCCGAGCCAGCCGACCTGGCTGCGGTCGGGCCAGGTGCCGAGGATGTCGCGCAGACTGGTGAACGCGGCGGTGTTCTCGACGATGAGCAGCCAGGGCGCCGGCCCGAGTTCATACATCGCCAGTGGGGCGGGGGTGGGCCGGGCTCGGAGGTGCAGGGTGAGGTCCAGCAGTCCCGTGGTGACGAGGCGGTGGCGTTCGATGTTCTTGAGGCGTTTCTCGTCACCGTACAGCTCGTAGGAGCGGTCGGCCAACGGGATGATTTCGGCGTCCGGCTGGTCGCGCAGCAGCGCGTTGACGGGGCCGAGCAGGGCGTGGTCGCCTGCGGTCAGGCGCAGGGTGGTGGCGAAGCGTAGCTGTTCGACATAGGCGTGGGGGGCGGGCTCGTGGCGGGGTGGTCGGGCGGCAGGCGGGCGTTTGACCCATCGGGGCAGGGGTGGGTGGGCGCTGTGGTCCCAGCCGTCGATTCCCTTGGGCAGCGTGGCCAGCCCGCGGTGGGCTAAGGCGCGGGCGGCGTCGGCGAGGATGCGGCGGCGCCGGGGCGAGGCGGCCAGGCTGGAGTCGCCCGCATCGGCGGCGCCCGCCAGCGCGTCGAAGTCGACGCGCTGGCGGGTTTGTTGGGCGAGGACCGCGGCCATGTGATCGGTGGCGTTCATCCGGCGTCCTGCTCGGGGGCCCGAGTGTCTGGGTCTGTCTCGGTGCGCAGGACGGCGCGGCGCAGGAGATGGGCGGAGGTGATGCCGTCGTCCTGGGCGCGGGCAACGCCGGCCACGACGGCGTCGCCGTACCGGTCGAGGATCTGGACGTAGCGCCGTTTGGTGCGCACGTCCAAGCCGTTGCGCATGCGGATGATGAGGGGGAAGCGGCCCAGGGCGGGCAGGTCGTTGGATCCGGTGGTGTAGACGAGCTGGATGCCGTGGGCGGTGGCGACACGGCGCTGTAGGTCGACGAAGGGCCTGTAATTGGCTTTCCCGAAGGGATTGTCCAGCACCAGCGTGCCCACTCCGCCGGGGATGCGCCGATCGCGTTGAGCAGCACGCATTCGGGCCAGCGTGCAGTACAGCAGCACGGATACGGTCAGCAGTTCGCCGCCGCTAAATTTCTGGATCTCGGTGACGGATTCGCGTTCGACGGTGTCCAGGCTCTGCGTGGGCTTGATGATTTTCGCGATGATGTTGCCGTGGCCTCCGAGGGCTGCCAGCACCAGTCGTTTGGCCAGGGGCATCGCCTCGGGCAGGGCGCTGGCTCGTCCTGCGGCCTTGGCCGGCAGGGTGGCGATGAGACGGTCGACCTCGGCGGACAGTCTTCGGGCCAGTTCGTCGCCTGTGGCACGCTGGCGCAGTTCCAGAGACAGGAACCGCTGGTTGGACCAGCTCCCCAGATTCTTGGGGAGGCGGGAGTGGCGGGCGACTTCTTCCACGCTGTCCAGGACCGCTTCGACCGTGCTCGTACAGGCGTCCACGACGCGGGTCTGGTCCTCGGCGGACTCGGCCAGCAGCGCGACGACCTGCCGTTCACGCTCCTCGATGTCCTCCAGAAGTGTGACCAGCCGGGTGGGGGTGGTGAGGTCGTGCTGCAGGCGTTCGCGCAGTCGGCCGTCGACGATCTGTAGGTACTCCGGCTGTTGTGCGAGCCGTTCCACCTTCTGCACGTCCTTGCGCAGGGCGGTTCTGGCTCTCTCCAGGGCGCGGTCAGCCTGAGTGACCTCGCGGACGAGGGCGTCCTTGATCTGCTCGGCGTCGTGCGGCTGCAGCGACTGCGCGGTCACAGCGGACAGCCCGTGCTGTTCGAGCAGGAGAGCGTCCACGGTGATTTCCGGGGCACCATCAGCATCCTGGTCAGGGGTTGGATGGTCGCTTGCCGCACTGAGGGCGCTGACTGACTGCCGAAGCTGCGCGGCGTGGCTGCCAGCCTGGTCGGCGCGCCGGTGGATCTTCTCGGCGTCCAGATGCCGCACCTGGGCGAGGGCGCGGTCCTGTTCCAGCAAGCGCCGGGCTTCCTGCAGCTGCTCCTGCGCTTCCTGGGTGCTGCCGAAGGTCGGCACCTTCGCACCGGGGAAGTCATCGAGGGCGGCGGCCGCCTCTTCGTGGTCCTCGGTGACCTGCCGCAGCAGCAGCCCCGCTTCCGTCTCCGCACGCTCCGCGTCCTTCAGGGTTCCGCTGGCAACGGCGATGCGGGCAGCAAGGTGCTCGGCGTCCATCGTCTCGGCTTGGTCCAGGAGTTCGTTGGCCTGAGCGCGTGCGGCAGAGCCGGCCTCGACCAGCTTCTCGTTGAGGTTCTTGATGGCCGTTTCAGCGTTAGTGAGCCGCTGTTGCAGGGCGGTGTCGCTGATGCCGTTGAGCCAGTCCCGGCGGGTCTGTGCCCAGCGGTCGCGCAGGGCCTGCACGCTGCCCTCGGACACGGCGGCCGGACAGGCGGCGTCGAGGACCTCGTCGGACAGATCCTGCCGGACCTCGTGCGTCCATCCCTTCCAGCGCTCTGCACGGTCCTGGCATTGCCGCAGAGCTGCTTGTGCACCCCGCTCTTGCTCCAAGGCGGCCTGCCAGCGGTCTTTGCAGGCCTGAGCGGCCACACGGTACTCCCGGGCCTCGGCCTGAGCGTGCTGCCGCTGCGATACCCAGTGCTCCACCGCGCCGGCCGTCTCCACCAGCGACTGGACCTGAGGGAGCGCCGCGGCGAGTGCCCGCAACGCAGCCGTGTACTGGGCTGACCGGCCCTCCGCCTGGCGCCCGGCATCCTCGGCATCGGCGGCCTGGCGCGCCAGAACGCTCGTACGCTCGGTGAGCGCGTTCACCTCCTCGTCGAGCTGCTGGAGACGTTCCTTTAGACAGGCCTGTGTCCTCGCGTCGAACGCGTCCAGGTGGCTGCGCAGCCGCCCGCAAAGAACGCGATCGGCTTCCCGCCGCTGAACGATGGCCGTGCAACGCTCGTCCACTGTGGCCAGGCGGGCACTAACGCGGAGTAGCTCCTCCTCTCCGGCCTCGGCATCCAGCACCGAGGGGCGCAGCGGCAGCACCGCAATGTCACCAAGGGACTGGGACAGCAGGCTGCTGGCCTGACCATCGGTGGAAATGGAGATCGGAGTCGGCAGCACGACATCGGCCCGCCGGGCCAGTGCCGCCAGATCACCGCCGGGCACCGGTCCGCAGATGATCACGCCACCGATCAGGTGGGGGATGGCCGCGATGACGGCGTCGTGCTGGTGGGCGGGTACGGTCTCGCGCAAAAACTGCACCCCTGCGACCGCCGGGGCGCCCAGCTCCCGCAGCGCGGTGACAGCCTGCTCAACCTCGCGAGGCGGCGGGCAGAAGCCGTCCTGGACCAGACCGTCACGCAGCCGATCGTCCTCGAACGCCTGAACGTGTTCGGCGGCCAGTTGCTTGTCCGCGGTTAGCAGTTGGTCCGTCAGCATCGCGACGAGGTCGACGCCGACACTGTCCAAGTCCAGCTCACCGTCCGCCTCCCCGATCCCAGCTAGCTCCCTCAGGCGGAGATCGGCAACCAGATCGCGGCGCTCCTGGACAAGTGTGTTCAACTGGTCCCACACCTGGTCATGCTGCTGCCGGGCGGTGCTGAGCCGGCCGGTGCAGGAGACCCGCTCCGCCGCGATGGAAGTGGCCTGCTCGCGGGCCGCTTCCACCTGGCGCCGCGCCTGTTCAGCCTGCTCCGTGGCTGCTTCTTCCTCGTGAACGAGCCGCGCCAAGGCCTCGGTGGGATTTTCCTGCTTGTTGAGCAGGCCGGTGCGGCGGGCAGCCGCCAGCTTTGCCTGATCCTTTTTACGGGCCTCCTCAGCGGACGCCGCCCGGCTCTCGGCCCGGCCGGCGGCGGCGGTCGCTTCCTCGTACTCCCGCTCGCCCGCCTCGGCCTGCGCGGCGGTTGTCTCGAGTACGGCACGGCTGCGATCGGACTCGACCGCAAGCCGTGCAAGGCTCTCTTCAAGCTTGGCGTACAGTTCGGCCCCGGCGTGCTCCACGGCCTCGCGCAACGGGGCCTGCTCGCTGAGGGCGCAGGCCAAGAGGTGCTTGGCCTCGCGGCGTTCGCTCTCCTGGCCTGCCAGGTCCAGAAGCCAGGGGACAGTCTTCCAGGCCGCTGCCTCACGTTCCGCGCCGGCAACCGCCTCGACCTGAGCGGCATGGTCTCGCCGGTGGTCAGCCATCCGCAGCCGTTCGGCCACCTCCCTGATCTCGGCCACGCGTTGCTTCCGCTCCTCGACCCGGCCCTCGGCCTCGCGCGCCTCGTGTTCAGCGGTGTCCGCCTCGCGGCGCAAGGCGGTTGCCTGCAGGGCCTGACGTTCGGCCTGGGTCTGGATGTGCTCGCCCGCACGCCGGGCAAGCCGGGCTTGCTGGTAGAGCGTCTGTTCGGCGACAGCGACCTCTGTCGTGCTCTTCTGCACCGGCTTCAACCGCAGAACAGCTTCGGCGAGGAAGCGTTCCTCCATTTCCCGCGAGGGACGGGCGGCCAGCTTGTCAGCATGTTTAGACAAGGCTGCACGCGCCGCAATGGGCGCGGCCGGATCAACGACCATGTCGATGAGGAAGTCGACGAACTCCTCGGCGGTGCGGAACTTGAACAGATCGGTGATGCCGCCCTCTTCTTGGTTCATGGCCTTCTGGATCTTGAAGACCTGGGGGTCCAGGCCATGGCTTCCCAGATGCTCCTCCCACTCGTACTGTTCGTCCGCTACGGCTAGTTGCAGCCGCCGCTCCGTCTTGTTGGCCGCCTCCAGCGCCTTGACGTACGTGCTCATGGTGAGCTGACCGTCCTCGGTGCGGACCGGAAGGGAGTCCAGTTCCAGTCCGCCGGGCAGTGGCCGCAGCAGGTACCAGCGGCGCTCCAGACGTTCCCAGTTGCTGCTCGGGTCCGTCGGACACTGGCGGTCGCGCCACTGGTAGACCCCTCCCGTGAGGAGGACGGCGCCGGATGCGGGGCGATCGGAGTCGCCCCACTCGACGATCACGTGGGAGACCTGTCCGTCAGGGACGTACTCGGCGAGCGACTTGGCCTTGGCCGCTCCGATGAAGTCCTTCTTGGCCGGCAGCAGCAGGCTGAAGAGCAGCGAAAGCAGGCTCGACTTGCCGCCGCCATTGCGCAGCCACAAGATCACATCGACCGGCTGGAGGGGGCGGCCGTCGACTGAGCTGGGTCCTCCGAGCAGGTCCAGGACGAGTGACTTGAATCCGGCCGCACGGTGGCCGATGTTCTCCAGACGAAGGCGTCGGACTTGGAACACGAGTCAGTCCTCCTCAGCGAGGTGGGCGCGGCGCAGGTCGCACAGCGCTGTGTATGCCGCCGAGGCGGCTGCTTCGCGTACCTGGACGCGGAAGCGGTGGGCGAGCCGGTAGGTCCCGGGCCCGAGTTCGTCGGCGCGGTAGGCCATGCCCTGCTCCACCAGCCAGTCCAGTGCCTCCTTGATCACCCGCTGGGTGCTCGACTGCGACAGCTGCCCTTTCTTGCGTGTCAGCTGGGAGGGCGGGAGCTTGGTGTACAGCTGCCAGGCAGCCTGGAGTTCGGGGTGTGGCACAGGCAGGCCGTCTGCGTCCACGGCCGCCTCGCGGAGCTTGGCGGTGAGCCGCCGCAGAAAGTCGTCGACATCCGTGAGCGAGACCCGCTTGACGGTCTCCTCCTCCAGATCCCCGGCCGTGGGGTAGGCGCGGGCGGCGATGGCGACATGGGCGAGCCCGAGGACGAGGCGGTCGTTGACCCCCAGCTTCGGGTGGTCCTTGAGCCGATAGGACAACCAGGAGCCCTCCCGAGGATGCAGAATCAGCCCTTCAACCGTGTGCGCCTCCATCACATCTAGGTCCAGACCGTCCGCCGCGGCGTCTGCCGCATCACGGAACGCTCCATCCATCCGGTAGCGCTGCAGCAGGTCTCGGTACTGTGCGAACTGCAGGGGCCGAAGGCGCGGCTGGCACCCGAACCGCACCAGCACAGCAGCGTCGGCCAGGTCGGCGGGCGAGTAGGCAGACGTGCTGGTGGTCATACCAGGACCTCCAAGTCGTCCTCGGCATACGTGGGATCGGGGATCAGTGGCTGGGTGGGGACGAGCAGCAGGTCACTGCCGGCGAGTGGGCCGAGGTCGAAGACGGCGCCGTCATCGAGCACCACCACGAGTTCACCGAGCAGGTCCGCCAGCTCGTCCGCGGCGTCGTCCTCCTCGTCCTCCTCGGGATCGGGGGCATAGGCCCGCAGCACGGAGACGGCCAGCAAGTCCGCGGCCTCCACCGTGTGAACCAGCGCCTGGGCAAGAAGCTGGGACAGCCGTACCGGAGCACGCAGAGCCTCCATGAGCACAGTGCGCGCCACAGCGAGGTCCTCCTGGGTGTAGGCAGAGAGCTCGCCCGGGTCGTCGGCGATCAGCTCGATGTCCTCGTCGGGCACTGTCTCCTGTGGTTCCCGGGCCGGGGCCAGCAGCGACGCCCACCAATCCTGAAGCCGCGGCTGATGTGAGACCACGGGACCGCCGACCGCATCGGCGAACCGACTCGCGATCACTGCGGCGTCCTCGGTCCCGAGGCAGAGCAATGGTTCCAGCACGTCCTCCTGCACTCCCACGAGAGCCAGACGCGGCGGGGGACGGAACCGCTGCGCGGCCTGGGACCGCAAGAACGCCGGACGGGCATCGATGACCTTCTCCAACAGCTGCGTATGCCGCAGATGAGCCCGGCCCAGCAGCCGCAGGACCCGCTCACAGGTACGCCGGACGTCGGCGTCTTCCACGGCGTTGCGGACCCCGCGCATGTACTCCATCAGGTCGCGCTCCACCCGGTGGCGCTCACCGAGGTGTTCGCGGGACGCCGTCAGCAGCGCGGGCACGTTCCGGCTCCAGTCCACCGCCCGCACATCGCGTTCGGTCTCCTCCAGCACCGCTCGCACCCGCTCGCAGTACATGAGGGAAAGTTTCAGGCTCTCGGCCGCGCTCTCTTCCGCGCGTCCCCACCGACCACTCGCCACCTGACGGCGCAGCATGGTGTCCTTCGCTGCCTGCTCGTCCTCCAGGTCGTACTCCAGCCCGGACAGCAGCAGGTTGATGGCCGGGGTCGTGGCCCGCAGCACCGCCTGGCCACGCCTACCGATGCCCTCCTCCAGCATCCGCAGCGACAGCGTGACCCGGCTGTGCCCCGTGCGGTAGTCGCTGTAGGAGACCTCGAATTCTTCTCCGTGCTGCGCGTCATTCAGTAGCTCGCGCAGGACAAACCGGGCTACCGCCAGATGCTCGGAGGCTCCCCGCTCGGGCGCCGCAGACGCCGCCAGGGACGCGAGGAACTCGACCACCTCCTCCGTCGTCGCCTCCGCCTCCATCTCCTGCCGGCTCACCACCGCCTCCAGCGCGGCCAGAGCGAGGGTGCGCGGGTCGTAAAGGCCGCGGGGGAAGCGTTGCCACGCCTGGCGCTGATCGATCCGGTGCAACGGGGCCCCGCGAGCCAGGACTGAACTGCGTCGGACGAAGCCAACCTCGGCCACCAGCGCCCGCCACTCATCAACGCCGTCGGGAACTGCCGACGCTGAGGCGAGCAGCCGCCGCTCCTCGCGATCCAGAAGGGCCTGGATCATCGGATCGCAGCCGTCTTCCTCGGCGTGGTCGAAGCCGTCGGGGAACCTCTTGTGTTCTGTCACGACATCAGTGGAGCAGCAAGCAATGACAAAGCGTGTGATTATGGGGCAATAGGTAACCCATTTGGTGCGCAGCCAGAATGAGGAAATGGGAAATCCCAGGCCCAGGGATATCGGGCCGCAGGAACATCCTGGCCTACACCGTTCAGATGATGGGCGACGGTGGCCGCAGCCAGCGTATGCGGCGGGCAGTCGCGGCCCGGTTTCAGGGCAACTGCATGAGTGTTGTCAATGGTTGCGGATGCAGGGCGTCCACATGCTCTTCGCGTTCCCTTGCCCGGCTATGAGGAGACGTTCTCCGTCCGAATCATGCGACGCAGGCTCTCCCGCGCCCCCGCGAGATCGTCCTGGGCCTCGCTGAGCTGCACAGTGAGTGCCTTGACCTGGGCCAAGGTGCGATCGCGCTGAGCCTGAAGACTCTGGTTCTCCGCCGTGAGTTCATCGACGCGGGTGCCGAGGTCGGCGGTGCCGAACTGGTCGAGCTGTTGGCCGAGGCTGCGACGGACGGCGCCCTTGAGCCGTTCGACCCGGCCGCCCGCCTGAACGGGATGCCGCCACCGCACCCCGCGTCCGCGGCTGCCTGAACGAGACCCCAGGTCGGTTGCGGTGCTAGCCCTCAACGCTGCGCATGCTCTTGCCACACACCCCTCCACACGACGAAAGGACCCCGAAACAGTGCCCATCCCGTCAGACGCAGACCAGGCCGCAGCCGGCGTCGCCCCGCACCTCACCGCCAACACCTCGCCGCCGGCCCCCGCCGAGACCGCAGAAGGCAGCTTGCCGGCCGGGCCGCACCGCATCGCCAATGCTGGCGAAAGCATCAGCGGCGGCGCTTACGCGTTCGAGTGCAGCCGCTGCGGCAACCGCGCACCCTACGCCGACTTTGTGTATGGCCGCGTCACCTGCACCGACGAGGCCGAGGACGAGTGGTCCCGCGAGCGCGCTGAAAACCTGCTGAACGATGTCACGTTCAAGGGGGCCATCGCGTACGCGGTCACCTCCCCCGACGAGTCCGGCGAGCCCACCACGACCACACACGACCGCCCCACGACCCGAAAGGCACTCGCCCTGTGGATGCACGCCGAAGCGTCGCACCACTGGTACCGGGGGGAACTGCGCGTGACCTGCTTCGGTACCGAGCACATTGTCCGTCCCATCACCCTCCCCGGGTGACTACCCGCTGTGCCCCTGGCCCCAACTGGCCCGGGGCACAGCTCTCCTGGCCCACACACCCACACCCAAGCGGCTGAACGCGCCCGGTCCGCGCCACGCACCCGCACGGTACGACGAGTTGCGGTCGTTGGCACCCAGCCGGACATGGTCAGCGCATCGGCGGGAGCGGCGACCAGCCACGGCTGTTGCTCACCGCCGCACCTATTGTGGCTGGATCATCAAGAGGGCACATATGCCCAGTCTGCCGCCAGAAAGGAAACCAATGCCGTGGAAACCACCACCGGAGACGAGCCCCGGATTGAGTACGGCATAGCCTCCACCGAGCACCCGGACATCGAACCTCTCGGCCACGGATCCCTGAGGCGGGCCACCGCCGAACTGGCCGACAGCAGCACGGTGTGGCCCGGCGTATACCTCGTCCAGCGCCATGACCGCGACCCCTGGCAACGCGTCACGCCAGAGTGACCGAACCGCGCGCCCCCACCGCCCGGAGACCTCATGACCACTTCGCCCAAGCCACTGCCAGACCAGTGGACGATCAAACTTCACACCGTCGCCAACTTGATCATCCTCACCCTCAGAGACGGTGACGGAGTCCAGCGCGAGATCGGCTTTCACCCCCTCTCTGAGCCCCAGCTGGGCACAACGGACCGCACCGTTAGCGCGATGGAGGAAATCGCCGAGCTCCGCCTGCGCCACAGCGCACAGAGGTTGATTGACACCTTCTACGAGCGCACCGCGCAAGCCCAGGCGAACGCCGATGCCTTCGGCACGACCGTGCCCGACTTGCAAGACCTCTTCGATCGACTGTGCCTCGCCGTCCCCTGCGATGTGGCCCACATTGCCTTGGACGACGAGACGCTGACCGTCATCCTCAAGCTGACCGCCACAGGCCCAGCCGCAGGAAGCCTGCTCTCCCTGACCGCCCGATGGACAGGCTCCACTACCGCAGAGGGACAGGCCGACGGGGTCACCACTCACTTGGACGACCACGGCAAGCTGACGATGCACTTCGACCAAAAGCGTGCCGAAGACTTTCTCACCTGGTACCGAGGCCAGCCATGACCACCTTGCTGCACTTGTCCCTGCGGCACACGGACGGCCCGCTGCACCACCGGGCGGTCAGCACGCGACAGAGGTGGGAGGAGACCAACCCGCTGACTGCCGCGCTCACCACGTGACCCCGCCCGAGGCCCGCGCACCCACGACACGCACTGGCCTACCAAGTCGAACGCACCCCCGCTGGGCCCACCTGGCCCCGCCGAGAGGCGGCGCGATCGGCTGACCAACGCTCGGCTTTCTCCCGCGCCCCGGACTCCTGCCCGCATAGCAGGAGCCCGGGCCAGTGGACCGCGGATTCGCGCCGACTCATGCCCAGCCACACCGACCAGTCCCAAGCCCCGGCGCCGCGGATCTCTGACGGCACCAGCCCCCTACCACCGCACCGCGCACCACTCGCCGAGCCCCGGCCGCTCGCGTGGGCTACGGGGCTGCCTGTCCAGCAGCCGCGCGTTGCGACCCTTGCTCACCACACGGCCATGGTGCATACCCGGCCCGACCGAGCGGACCATGCCCTCTCGGGCCATCCCCGCCCGCATTCACCTACGGAGACGCGCCATGCCCAATGCCGCACTTGCCGCCCTCATCCACACCGACATCACCGAGCGTCCCGACCACCACAACCAAGAAGCCTGGATCACCGGCGCCGACGTCCTGCACCCCGATGAGGACCTCAACGCGCCCAACCACTGCGGCACCACCCTGTGCGTCGCCGGCTACGCCGCCCACCGCACCGGCCACACCCTCCTCCCGGCCGGAATCACCTACCGGCCGGGCATGAACCAGTGCGGTTTCGTCGACCAGGTCGCCCGACGCGAACTCGACCTCAGCGAGCACGACGCCAACTGGCTCTTCCACCGCGACCGCACCCGCCACGAAGTCCTGACCGCGCTCGGCCAGCTCGCCGACAACGCCCCACGCATCGACAACGTCGCCATCACCCCGCACGCCGTCTGACAACCGGCAACCCACCCCGCCTCACCCCCCGAACTTCCGCCACCCGCGTGGTGTTCGGGGCTCCGGCTCTACCCAGGCCCACGAGCGTTGCGGCTCCTGCCTGGCCGTGCAGCCGCGCGCAGATTCCGCCGTTGGTCCGCCCAACCAGGGCGGACCAACCCGACCAAACCGCTTTGCGCCTGATCGGCCTGCCCGCCTGCCCAGCGACCCACACCAGGCACGCTGCCCTCGCAGCCCCCTACGCACCCCACCGCGCAAATGCTCTAATCGTGATCGCCCCGCACGCGCGCATAGCGCATGCCCGGCCCGGCATGAAAGGCCCGTGATGAACCTCGTTCAGCTGCCCACCAGGTACCCAGAACTCGTCTGGGAGCTACATACCCCCGACCACATGCTGATCGGCCGAGCCGAGGCACTAGACGGTGACACCGTGTGGATCAGCCGAATCACCGTTCACCCACACCACCGCGGACGCGGCTACGCCACCCTTCTCCTCAACACTGTCCTCGCCGCCCTACCCGACATGGCCATCGGCCTTGCCGCAGCTCCCCTCCAGACCAGCACGCCCGGACTCGACGGCATCGAGCTGCGCTCCTGGTACACGCGGCACGGCTTCGCCCCCGCACCACGGCACGGCGACCCGCACCGCATGCTCCGGCCACCCACGACGATGCCCCCCTCAACTGCCCCCGACCGCAACCACGCCACCTCCTGACCCCACTGGCAGCCTCCTCAGCCACACAGCAGATCCCGCCGCCATCTCCGAGCCTGCACCGGCCCCGCTCCTCACCTGTCCGGCGTGCTGCCCTCCCTGGTATTGACGCGACCCGGTTCCCCGTTCCTGCTCTCCCGGGTACGGGGCAGTCCGCGTACTCCGCCTCTCGCGGCCCCGCTCCCGGCTGCGTCTTGCCTGCTTAACTGCATGCCCTCGCACTGTGCATCCCATCAACCAGCCGCGTTTTGATGGGAGTTCACTGTGACGACCGCTCTATCCCGTCCCCGTACCGTCACCGCCCGCATCTTCCCGGCCCCGACCGCGGGCAACGACTACGCCGTGACCGTCTACGTCAACCGCGAACCGCACAGCACCGGCGGCTACCACAGTGGCCACATCATGACCGAGGCCCGCACCGCCGACGGCGCCCCGCTCCAGCTGATCTTCCACGCCGAACGCTTCACCGACACCGACCTGGACATCGACCCACGCGATGTCGCCGAAGCCGCCCTGTGTATCGGCAACGGCCACGGCGAAGACGACCATGGTCAGGCATGGCCCCCCACCCTCCCGCCCCTGTCCGTCGGCGACGTCGTGGCCGTGACCTCCCCCTACGGCACTACCGAGCACCTCAGCATCGCCCCCAACGGCTACACCCGCATCCAGACACCCGCCCACCTCGCCCCCGCCGAGACCACCGACTCCACCCCCTCCCGACACCTGTAGCCGCTGCTGCAACCCAGCGGTCCCGCGCCTGAACCACCTGGCCACGCCCGAGCCCGCCCCGTTTACAGCGAGGCGGGCTCTGCCATGTCGGACTCGGTACACCCTGCACCCGCAATGCTGGCCCGCCCTGTCACACCTTGCTTCTCGCCGCAACCACCGACTCGGCGCCACGGCCGCCAGCCCAATCCGGTGACACTCCGCAACTCACCGGGGGGAGGCAAAGGGGGCCGGGGTTGTGGCCCTATGCGTCCCCGCCTTCATAGTGCTCGCATCCGAGCCGCAGTCAGCGGACCTTCTTTCGCCCAGCGGCTAAGCAATTAACTCACCACGCAAAGGAGTTGCAGTAAGTGGAAATACTGGAGTCCTACCCCGCCACTACTGAGGGACTGCGC
This window contains:
- a CDS encoding GNAT family N-acetyltransferase encodes the protein MNLVQLPTRYPELVWELHTPDHMLIGRAEALDGDTVWISRITVHPHHRGRGYATLLLNTVLAALPDMAIGLAAAPLQTSTPGLDGIELRSWYTRHGFAPAPRHGDPHRMLRPPTTMPPSTAPDRNHATS